A region of Anolis sagrei isolate rAnoSag1 chromosome 2, rAnoSag1.mat, whole genome shotgun sequence DNA encodes the following proteins:
- the STIMATE gene encoding store-operated calcium entry regulator STIMATE isoform X2, whose protein sequence is MAKKPVGRREKKARRVGRQKMELLGDEPKWAYDKLKLSRGQQTTKASLPLVSETQMKRFREPKHERRPWRIWFLDTSKQAIGMLFIHFANVYLSDLTKEDPCSLYLINFLLDATLGMLLIYAGIRAVGSIVEWQQWESLRFGEYGDPLQCSAWVGQCALYIVIMMFEKTIIIIVLLIPQWKEVALLNPIENPHLELAIVMLIVPFFVNALMFWVVDNFLMKKGKTKAKLEEPGQDSRNGSKVRYRRAASHEESESEILISADDEMEESDVEEDLRRLTNLKSVKKKKHRFGLPV, encoded by the exons ATGGCAAAGAAGCCAGTgggcagaagagagaaaaaggcaaGAAGAGTGGGGAGGCAGAAGATGGAGCTGCTTGGAGATGAACCCAAGTGGGCATATGATAAATTGAAGCTTAGCAGAGGCCAGCAGACTACCAAGGCGTCTCTTCCCTTGGTGTCTGAAACACAAA TGAAACGCTTCAGAGAACCAAAACATGAAAGACGTCCTTGGAGGATTTG GTTTTTGGATACATCCAAACAAGCCATAGGGATGTTGTTCATCCATTTTGCCAATGTTTATTTATCAGATCTTACTAAAGAAGACCCCTGTTCACT GTACCTTATCAATTTTCTGTTGGATGCCACCTTAGGAATGCTGCTTATTTATGCTGGTATACGGGCAGTAGGCAGCATTGTTGAATGGCAGCAATGGGAATCTCTTCGCTTTGGTGAATATG gTGACCCACTGCAGTGCAGTGCTTGGGTAGGCCAGTGTGCATTGTACATTGTAATCATGATGTTTGAGAAAACCATCATTATTATAGTTCTTTTGATACCTCAATGGAAAGAG GTAGCTTTATTGAACCCAATAGAGAATCCTCACCTAGAGTTGGCAATTGTCATGCTGATAGTCCCTTTTTTTGTAAAT GCATTAATGTTCTGGGTAGTTGATAACTTCCTTATGAAGAAAGGGAAGACAAAAGCTAAACTTGAAGAGCCAGGGCAAGATTCGAGGAATGGAAGCAAAGTTCGATACAGGAGAGCAGCCTCACATGAGGAATCTGAGTCAGAG ATCCTGATTTCAGCAGATGATGAAATGGAAGAATCAGATGTCGAAGAGGATCTTCGTAGATTAACTAATTTAAAGTCtgttaaaaaaaagaagcaccgaTTTGGTCTGCCTGTATGA